In a single window of the Terriglobales bacterium genome:
- a CDS encoding aminodeoxychorismate/anthranilate synthase component II has product MILVLDNYDSFTYNLVQYLGELGAKIEVRRNDHVTLEEVEALRPEGIVISPGPGTPREAGISIPLIRRFAGRVPILGVCLGHQAIGEAFGGRVVRAPRLMHGKVSQVEHDGRTIFRGLPSPLTATRYHSLMVSPRNLPRELEVSARTGRGEGASVIMGLRHRRLPVEGVQFHPESVLTQKGKRILANFLALWKAARIRART; this is encoded by the coding sequence ATGATCTTGGTGCTCGATAACTACGACTCGTTCACCTACAACCTGGTCCAGTATCTGGGCGAGTTGGGGGCGAAGATCGAGGTCCGTCGGAACGACCATGTCACCCTCGAGGAAGTGGAAGCGCTGCGGCCGGAGGGCATCGTGATCTCGCCCGGGCCGGGCACTCCGCGGGAGGCCGGCATCTCGATCCCGCTCATTCGCCGCTTTGCCGGACGCGTGCCGATTCTGGGTGTGTGTCTCGGTCATCAGGCCATCGGCGAAGCTTTCGGCGGGCGCGTGGTGCGCGCACCCCGCCTCATGCACGGCAAGGTCAGCCAGGTGGAGCACGACGGCCGGACCATCTTCCGCGGGCTTCCGTCGCCCCTGACGGCAACGCGCTACCATTCGCTAATGGTCAGCCCGCGCAATTTGCCTCGCGAACTGGAGGTCAGCGCCCGGACGGGGCGAGGCGAAGGCGCCTCCGTGATCATGGGGCTGCGGCACCGGCGCCTGCCGGTGGAAGGCGTGCAATTCCACCCGGAAAGCGTCCTTACCCAGAAAGGAAAGCGCATTCTGGCCAACTTTCTGGCCTTGTGGAAAGCCGCGCGAATACGGGCCAGGACGTAG
- a CDS encoding PilZ domain-containing protein — translation MPETEGKPVPSATEPEQRGTRRFALQLPVSVKYADGKNQDESALTRDVSARGVYFYVDSKLAVGSDLEFTLTLPSEITLTDSIRVRCKGKVVRVEENPSASKVGVAAAIEQYDFISDTQT, via the coding sequence ATGCCTGAAACCGAAGGGAAGCCGGTTCCGTCTGCGACCGAGCCGGAGCAAAGGGGCACGCGCCGCTTCGCCCTCCAGCTCCCGGTCAGCGTCAAGTACGCAGACGGCAAGAACCAGGATGAGTCGGCGCTGACCCGGGACGTGAGCGCCCGCGGCGTCTACTTCTACGTGGATTCGAAGCTGGCGGTGGGCTCCGACCTGGAGTTCACGCTCACTCTGCCGTCAGAGATCACGCTGACCGACAGCATCCGTGTCCGCTGCAAAGGCAAGGTGGTGCGGGTGGAAGAGAACCCCAGTGCATCCAAGGTTGGGGTGGCGGCGGCCATCGAGCAATACGACTTCATCTCTGACACGCAGACGTAG